The following are encoded together in the Drosophila sechellia strain sech25 chromosome 3R, ASM438219v1, whole genome shotgun sequence genome:
- the LOC6607831 gene encoding mucin-5AC isoform X2 — MLSIRNAMIAFLLATTLCSGCGFAQAQLLDEDDNLAFGRPWPTYSLQNMPKTQFTCHDKILGGYYADPETQCQMFHVCVKLPGVGVQDYRFLCPNTTAFDQELQICANWLDVDCDKATSFYDNGHLNDLYRNGDESKSANEEEATFHLQRAETGDVRRSKENHNNNNINNNRGADQKPRHRHNYAQTGGSSSSSSSPKLEITQSTKRPISTYYTPTTSGSTTTSTTSTTTTTERSYYNNNYNNNYSNNDDSKQDLDDIFKGSHSSHFFSNRHGGREYDEEPSRPKPNDFSDYQRKTTRVTPTRGQRPTSGSSSPIPSSTATPSTTKSLKKITLHATFNTDFLDSSPHTKSPSYSAVTTPRPSSSITSRFSFGSNDFSTQERIQPTTYNPNNGAYRFKTTSPPASSTKVTGKGVQDFEKRSKPTSAAVRKQKLGPQESSFINQNEFVDLSKSTKIQQPQPFQLAQNKPNQLEPHYQRHKPQVTRVGGQEPAPFSAPSSKPRSFTSRGSITYKATTERYVDQELYYPTTSSTTRAKEAYTPTTFRPTTYKKPYEQSYQTQLTHRPTQAATKKAAHSVTSAPPTTANPHANVDEDDGQYHPELYENDFPRNRIRFLRNRSTSSTTSTTSAPVVSSRQPHGFQQAHHHLKSQQQSVYQKERERERERERESDLSDEDELFKTAQSLNFGAASINKLRADIYKAEKTSQQYNSQYSPQLASSPQASSSSSTSTTSTTTSTTTTTTRRPPTTVRTTTTTFTTSAPPVEAKKSVKSKKEQQQLEKKDRPAGKRPPHADEDTSYDYAYYDTD, encoded by the exons ATGCTGAGCATTAGAAATGCAATGATTGCCTTCCTTTTGG CAACGACACTTTGCAGTGGATGCGGATTTGCGCAGGCCCAGTTGCTCGACGAGGACGACAACCTGGCCTTCGGAAGACCCTGGCCCACATACAGCCTACAGAACATGCCCAAGACGCAGTTCACCTGCCACGACAAGATCCTGGGCGGCTACTACGCCGATCCGGAGACTCAGTGCCAGATGTTCCACGTCTGCGTCAAGCTGCCCGGAGTGGGG GTGCAGGACTACCGATTCCTCTGTCCCAACACAACGGCCTTCGACCAGGAGCTGCAAATTTGCGCCAATTGGTTAGATGTGGACTGCGACAAGGCAACCTCCTTCTACGATAACGGCCACCTCAACGATCTCTATCGCAACGGAGACGAGAGCAAATCCGCCAACGAAGAGGAGGCAACCTTCCACCTTCAACGCGCCGAAACTG GCGATGTACGTCGCTCTAAGGAGAAccacaataataacaatattaacaACAATCGTGGAGCGGACCAAAAACCACGACATCGCCACAATTATGCCCAGACAGGTGGCAGCTCTAGTTCCAGCTCCAGTCCGAAATTGGAGATCACGCAATCCACCAAGCGACCCATTTCCACCTATTACACGCCGACCACTTCGGGCAGCACCACCACATCCACTACATCGACCACAACCACGACGGAACGCAGCtactacaacaacaattacaacaacaattacaGCAACAATGATGACTCGAAGC AAGACTTAGACGATATCTTCAAGGGTTCCCACAGCTCGCACTTCTTCTCCAACCGCCACGGGGGTCGGGAATACGACGAGGAACCCAGCCGCCCCAAGCCCAACGACTTTTCGGATTACCAGCGCAAGACGACCCGGGTCACGCCCACGCGAGGTCAACGACCCACTTCCGGTTCAAGTAGTCCGATCCCATCCAGCACCGCTACTCCCAGCACTACCAAGTCCCTGAAGAAGATCACCCTGCATGCCACCTTCAACACGGACTTCCTGGACAGCTCTCCGCATACCAAGAGTCCATCTTACAGCGCGGTCACCACTCCGcggcccagcagcagcatcaccaGTCGCTTCAGCTTCGGTTCCAATGACTTTTCCACTCAGGAAAGGATTCAGCCAACCACATATAACCCCAACAACGGTGCCTACCGTTTCAAGACCACCTCGCCACCCGCCAGTTCCACCAAGGTGACGGGCAAGGGAGTGCAGGACTTTGAGAAGCGTAGTAAGCCCACATCGGCGGCTGTGCGGAAACAGAAACTGGGTCCTCAGGAGTCCAGCTTCATAAACCAAAACGAGTTTGTGGATTTATCGAAGAGCACAAAGATCCAGCAGCCACAGCCCTTCCAGCTGGCCCAGAATAAGCCTAACCAATTGGAACCACATTACCAGCGACACAAGCCACAGGTGACCCGAGTGGGTGGACAGGAGCCAGCTCCCTTCTCCGCACCAAGTTCCAAGCCACGTTCCTTCACCAGCCGGGGAAGCATCACCTACAAGGCTACCACCGAGCGTTATGTTGACCAAGAGCTGTACTATCCCACCACCAGTTCTACAACCAGGGCCAAAGAGGCCTACACACCAACAACCTTCCGACCCACCACCTATAAGAAACCGTACGAGCAGAGCTACCAGACCCAGCTAACCCATCGGCCCACCCAGGCGGCCACCAAAAAGGCAGCCCATTCGGTGACCTCAGCTCCACCCACTACCGCCAATCCGCATGCCAATGTGGATGAGGACGATGGACAGTACCATCCGGAGCTGTACGAAAACGACTTCCCTCGCAATCGCATCCGGTTCCTGCGCAATCGATCCACCAGCTCGACTACCTCGACCACAAGTGCTCCAGTGGTTTCCAGCAGACAGCCACATGGCTTCCAGCAGGCACATCATCATCTTAAGAGCCAACAGCAATCCGTCTACCAAAAGGAGCGTGAGCGGGAACGGGAACGTGAGCGGGAATCAGACCTCAGCGACGAGGATGAGCTCTTCAAGACCGCTCAGTCACTGAACTTTGGAGCGGCCAGCATCAACAAACTGAGGGCGGACATCTACAAGGCGGAGAAGACCTCGCAGCAGTACAACTCGCAGTACAGTCCGCAGCTGGCATCTAGTCCGCAGgccagcagtagcagcagcactaGCACCACCAGTACCACAACTAGCACCACCACGACCACCACTCGACGACCTCCAACCACTGTCAGAACCACCACTACCACCTTTACTACGAGTGCACCACCCGTGGAGGCCAAGAAGTCGGTTAAGAGCaaaaaggagcagcagcagctggagaagAAGGACCGTCCAGCTGGCAAGAGGCCCCCGCATGCAGACGAGGACACCAGCTACGATTACGCCTACTACGACACGGACTGA
- the LOC6607830 gene encoding ATP-binding cassette sub-family G member 5 — MKMIGSDYVLEAHNIFHTTEVDGGGCFNGAGNSALVLKGVNLTVHSGEVMAILGSKGSGKRALLDVISRRADGGTRGQVLLNGSPLSKALFQQRCGYVTQSCTFVPGLTVAQTLHYTPTILSGYLKSSKVRQVLADLALSQVAHKRVEYLNISEARRLAIGIQLVRDPVMLLLDEPTHGLDPLSAYLLISILSNTAKKTGCGILLSLEKPRSDVFPFLDRALFLCLGGVVYSGGTRAMLEYFHGIGFPCPQLENPLMYYLCLSTVDRRSRDRFLESSQQIEALVERFSRETPISDAPLNNMGSGKVPLAYGKPGELKVWVMLYLKLLASTFSCGLVGMKTLFLRLLLLPLALSILWAFYTDVGDDSHGFFTKNGMILNILGLSYGCGILTTISLFPIWRKKFSQDTPEGLYSGTTLLIAYNSVSIPFSAVSAVIASCVLYPLLLDVKYNNGTVFAYLLVALWSSFVLAEQLTIAFLLVVKIPFNAAIAVTYVLVKSIALASGTVRSFKGLQPWLQDSTKGTHTRYASSLLHSIAFQSRKLNCTPTASVICPKPADFMHERLGLPDPDETIDVAASCAFAVGLAAFNMLVYLFPMPRCVRQKFKD; from the exons ATGAAAATGATCGGCAGCGACTACGTACTGGAAGCCCACAACATTTTCCACACCACCGAG GTGGATGGTGGTGGCTGTTTCAATGGAGCCGGCAATTCGGCCCTGGTGCTCAAAGGCGTCAATCTGACCGTGCACAGTGGCGAGGTTATGGCCATTCTGGGCTCGAAgg GAAGTGGCAAGAGAGCACTTTTAGATGTTATTTCTAGACGTGCCGATGGAGGAACTCGTGGTCAGGTGCTACTCAATGGATCTCCGCTTTCCAAGGCATTGTTCCAACAGAGATGTGGCTATGTCACCCAATCCTGCACCTTTGTTCCTGGTCTTACGGTGGCCCAAACACTACACTATACCCCCACTATA TTAAGTGGCTATCTGAAGAGTTCCAAAGTGCGGCAAGTGCTGGCCGATTTGGCCCTTTCCCAAGTGGCGCACAAGAGAGTGGAGTATCTTAACATCAGTGAGGCGCGTCGTTTGGCCATTGGAATACAGTTGGTCAGAGATCCTG TCATGCTATTGCTGGATGAGCCGACCCATGGCCTGGATCCCTTGAGTGCCTATCTGCTGATATCAATTTTGTCCAACACGGCCAAGAAGACGGGCTGCGGAATTCTTTTGTCGCTGGAGAAGCCTCGCTCCGATGTGTTCCCATTCTTGGATAGAGCACTATTCCTCTGCCTAGGCGGAGTGGTCTACTCAGGAGGCACTCGTGCCATGCTGGAGTACTTCCATGGCATCGGATTCCCTTGTCCTCAGCTCGAGAATCCTTTGATGTACTATCTCTGCCTGTCCACTGTGGATCGTCGTAGTCGCGATCGATTCCTGGAGTCTAGCCAGCAGATCGAGGCGCTGGTGGAACGTTTCTCCCGGGAAACACCGATCTCTGATGCCCCTCTAAACAACATGGGATCTGGCAAAGTGCCCCTGGCATATGGAAAGCCTGGAGAGCTTAAAGTTTGGGTTATGTTGTATCT GAAACTGCTGGCATCAACCTTCTCCTGTGGACTCGTTGGTATGAAGACACTATTTCTGCGCCTTTTGCTACTTCCTTTGGCTTTAAGCATCCTATGGGCATTTTACACAGATGTCGGG GACGATTCCCATGGATTCTTCACCAAAAACGGCATGATCCTCAATATTTTGGGGTTGTCGTACGGTTGTGGAATTTTGACTACCATATCTCTAT TTCCCATTTGGCGCAAAAAGTTCTCGCAGGATACTCCAGAGGGTCTCTATTCGGGCACCACTCTACTGATTGCCTACAACTCCGTGTCCATACCATTCTCCGCCGTATCTGCCGTCATAGCCAGTTGTGTTCTGTATCC TCTGTTGTTGGATGTGAAGTACAACAATGGTACTGTCTTCGCCTACTTGCTAGTGGCCCTGTGGTCCAGTTTTGTGCTGGCTGAACAGCTCACGATCGCGTTTCTTTTGGTGGTCAAGATTCCCTTCAACGCAGCCATTGCGGTGACCTATGTCCTTGTCAAAAGTATTGCACTGGCTAGTGGAACTGTGCG CTCCTTCAAGGGACTTCAACCTTGGCTGCAGGACAGCACGAAGGGCACTCACACACGCTACGCATCCTCATTGCTGCACAGCATCGCCTTCCAGTCGAGGAAACTCAACTGCACTCCCACCGCCTCTGTGATCTGTCCCAAACCAGCGGATTTCATGCACGAGCGACTTGGACTGCCGGATCCCGAT GAAACCATCGATGTGGCCGCTTCCTGCGCTTTTGCTGTAGGCTTGGCCGCCTTTAATATGCTGGTTTACCTATTTCCAATGCCTAGATGTGTTCGCCAGAAATTTAAGGACTAA
- the LOC6607832 gene encoding kinesin heavy chain: MLCSPEKKCLLPGEMRVYLFRKLWTSPTDLQLEVRAEAISEVLDQVLGGRISTVFSCGRIPINHAADPSDVVIRILDELFTRIYELETNMEVHVSVRYVQLNGETNDLVVNLKGCNRRSTRDHFVATSHGVHTYIARVMDKVAEGGDCPHLIFTVHVKQTNGDQLRKFCGRLQLVHLQQVTENSPSLKSDTPLDTLINLFQVLANSPKTHIRYYNIRLTRLLNQLMGNGSRTVIINYTDPPEGKDDLVAPAPTPSFNSNTSFPAEVWRRMLRQERAKYRCLRNKALGLVVDKEELERFLQSLEADDSSEENILDGDFDQKLEQKMLEIRSEAEMSIEKLKDVQMDIDYLTERNCHLEQQLYQKNSQLNMQSNLMLTINLKLRDQTRKFQDKIAEYTDKFQEMWERQSLDMQYNEQRQLRQLTKLFDSQSQTTQRWWHRKTSRLPQKDADELHSQTSPVEDPSSTLHSAPSEASAKRSASQPFSSSGFSSTKAIRLSGPVTNHLEPSHTFPSAAHLTVPLCHLAGATEPMAVGKFVA, translated from the coding sequence atgTTATGCAGCCCGGAGAAAAAGTGCCTTCTTCCCGGCGAGATGAGGGTCTATCTGTTCCGCAAACTCTGGACATCTCCCACTGACTTGCAGCTGGAAGTGAGGGCGGAGGCAATTAGCGAAGTGCTTGATCAGGTCCTCGGTGGACGCATCAGCACAGTCTTCAGCTGTGGCAGGATACCAATTAACCATGCAGCCGATCCGTCAGATGTGGTCATCCGCATCTTGGATGAGCTCTTCACCCGCATCTACGAGTTGGAGACGAACATGGAAGTTCACGTTTCGGTGCGTTACGTCCAACTGAACGGGGAGACGAACGACCTGGTGGTGAACCTCAAGGGTTGCAATCGCCGGTCGACCCGAGATCACTTTGTGGCCACGTCCCACGGGGTACACACCTATATCGCGAGGGTCATGGACAAGGTGGCTGAGGGCGGCGATTGCCCGCACCTGATCTTCACCGTCCATGTAAAACAGACGAATGGCGATCAGTTGCGGAAATTTTGCGGTAGACTGCAGCTGGTCCACCTGCAGCAAGTGACGGAGAATTCGCCGTCACTCAAATCGGACACGCCATTGGACACGCTTATCAATTTGTTCCAGGTACTGGCCAACAGCCCAAAGACTCACATACGGTACTACAACATTCGACTGACAAGGCTACTCAATCAACTAATGGGCAACGGGAGCAGGACGGTGATAATCAACTACACAGATCCACCGGAGGGAAAGGACGATCTGGTGGCACCGGCACCCACTCCCTCGTTCAACTCCAATACCAGTTTTCCCGCCGAAGTGTGGAGAAGAATGTTAAGGCAGGAGCGGGCTAAATATCGCTGTCTAAGGAACAAGGCTTTAGGATTAGTAGTGGACAAGGAAGAGCTAGAGCGATTTCTGCAGAGCCTTGAAGCGGACGATAGCTCGGAGGAGAACATTTTGGATGGAGATTTTGATCAGAAACTTGAACAGAAAATGCTGGAAATTCGCTCAGAGGCAGAAATGTCCATTGAAAAGCTGAAGGACGTTCAGATGGATATAGATTATTTGACGGAGAGAAACTGCCACTTGGAGCAACAACTTTACCAAAAGAACAGTCAACTGAATATGCAGAGCAATCTCATGCTAACCATTAACTTGAAGTTGAGAGATCAAACGAGAAAGTTCCAGGACAAAATCGCCGAGTACACGGACAAGTTCCAGGAAATGTGGGAACGGCAAAGCTTGGATATGCAGTATAATGAGCAAAGGCAGCTTCGCCAGCTGACCAAATTGTTCGATTCCCAATCCCAGACAACTCAGCGATGGTGGCACAGGAAAACATCGCGTCTTCCGCAGAAGGATGCAGATGAACTCCATTCGCAGACGAGTCCGGTGGAAGACCCTAGTAGTACTTTGCACTCGGCTCCCAGCGAAGCCTCCGCTAAAAGGTCAGCCAGTCAACCGTTTTCTTCTTCAGGTTTTTCCAGCACCAAAGCCATCCGGCTATCCGGACCAGTCACGAACCATTTGGAGCCATCTCACACATTCCCCAGTGCAGCGCATCTGACTGTGCCACTTTGCCATTTAGCTGGCGCGACGGAACCAATGGCTGTCGgcaagttcgttgcctaa
- the LOC6607831 gene encoding mucin-5AC isoform X1: protein MLSIRNAMIAFLLATTLCSGCGFAQAQLLDEDDNLAFGRPWPTYSLQNMPKTQFTCHDKILGGYYADPETQCQMFHVCVKLPGVGLLHRRANPFVQQVQDYRFLCPNTTAFDQELQICANWLDVDCDKATSFYDNGHLNDLYRNGDESKSANEEEATFHLQRAETGDVRRSKENHNNNNINNNRGADQKPRHRHNYAQTGGSSSSSSSPKLEITQSTKRPISTYYTPTTSGSTTTSTTSTTTTTERSYYNNNYNNNYSNNDDSKQDLDDIFKGSHSSHFFSNRHGGREYDEEPSRPKPNDFSDYQRKTTRVTPTRGQRPTSGSSSPIPSSTATPSTTKSLKKITLHATFNTDFLDSSPHTKSPSYSAVTTPRPSSSITSRFSFGSNDFSTQERIQPTTYNPNNGAYRFKTTSPPASSTKVTGKGVQDFEKRSKPTSAAVRKQKLGPQESSFINQNEFVDLSKSTKIQQPQPFQLAQNKPNQLEPHYQRHKPQVTRVGGQEPAPFSAPSSKPRSFTSRGSITYKATTERYVDQELYYPTTSSTTRAKEAYTPTTFRPTTYKKPYEQSYQTQLTHRPTQAATKKAAHSVTSAPPTTANPHANVDEDDGQYHPELYENDFPRNRIRFLRNRSTSSTTSTTSAPVVSSRQPHGFQQAHHHLKSQQQSVYQKERERERERERESDLSDEDELFKTAQSLNFGAASINKLRADIYKAEKTSQQYNSQYSPQLASSPQASSSSSTSTTSTTTSTTTTTTRRPPTTVRTTTTTFTTSAPPVEAKKSVKSKKEQQQLEKKDRPAGKRPPHADEDTSYDYAYYDTD, encoded by the exons ATGCTGAGCATTAGAAATGCAATGATTGCCTTCCTTTTGG CAACGACACTTTGCAGTGGATGCGGATTTGCGCAGGCCCAGTTGCTCGACGAGGACGACAACCTGGCCTTCGGAAGACCCTGGCCCACATACAGCCTACAGAACATGCCCAAGACGCAGTTCACCTGCCACGACAAGATCCTGGGCGGCTACTACGCCGATCCGGAGACTCAGTGCCAGATGTTCCACGTCTGCGTCAAGCTGCCCGGAGTGGGG CTCCTTCATCGAAGAGCTAATCCGTTTGTCCAACAGGTGCAGGACTACCGATTCCTCTGTCCCAACACAACGGCCTTCGACCAGGAGCTGCAAATTTGCGCCAATTGGTTAGATGTGGACTGCGACAAGGCAACCTCCTTCTACGATAACGGCCACCTCAACGATCTCTATCGCAACGGAGACGAGAGCAAATCCGCCAACGAAGAGGAGGCAACCTTCCACCTTCAACGCGCCGAAACTG GCGATGTACGTCGCTCTAAGGAGAAccacaataataacaatattaacaACAATCGTGGAGCGGACCAAAAACCACGACATCGCCACAATTATGCCCAGACAGGTGGCAGCTCTAGTTCCAGCTCCAGTCCGAAATTGGAGATCACGCAATCCACCAAGCGACCCATTTCCACCTATTACACGCCGACCACTTCGGGCAGCACCACCACATCCACTACATCGACCACAACCACGACGGAACGCAGCtactacaacaacaattacaacaacaattacaGCAACAATGATGACTCGAAGC AAGACTTAGACGATATCTTCAAGGGTTCCCACAGCTCGCACTTCTTCTCCAACCGCCACGGGGGTCGGGAATACGACGAGGAACCCAGCCGCCCCAAGCCCAACGACTTTTCGGATTACCAGCGCAAGACGACCCGGGTCACGCCCACGCGAGGTCAACGACCCACTTCCGGTTCAAGTAGTCCGATCCCATCCAGCACCGCTACTCCCAGCACTACCAAGTCCCTGAAGAAGATCACCCTGCATGCCACCTTCAACACGGACTTCCTGGACAGCTCTCCGCATACCAAGAGTCCATCTTACAGCGCGGTCACCACTCCGcggcccagcagcagcatcaccaGTCGCTTCAGCTTCGGTTCCAATGACTTTTCCACTCAGGAAAGGATTCAGCCAACCACATATAACCCCAACAACGGTGCCTACCGTTTCAAGACCACCTCGCCACCCGCCAGTTCCACCAAGGTGACGGGCAAGGGAGTGCAGGACTTTGAGAAGCGTAGTAAGCCCACATCGGCGGCTGTGCGGAAACAGAAACTGGGTCCTCAGGAGTCCAGCTTCATAAACCAAAACGAGTTTGTGGATTTATCGAAGAGCACAAAGATCCAGCAGCCACAGCCCTTCCAGCTGGCCCAGAATAAGCCTAACCAATTGGAACCACATTACCAGCGACACAAGCCACAGGTGACCCGAGTGGGTGGACAGGAGCCAGCTCCCTTCTCCGCACCAAGTTCCAAGCCACGTTCCTTCACCAGCCGGGGAAGCATCACCTACAAGGCTACCACCGAGCGTTATGTTGACCAAGAGCTGTACTATCCCACCACCAGTTCTACAACCAGGGCCAAAGAGGCCTACACACCAACAACCTTCCGACCCACCACCTATAAGAAACCGTACGAGCAGAGCTACCAGACCCAGCTAACCCATCGGCCCACCCAGGCGGCCACCAAAAAGGCAGCCCATTCGGTGACCTCAGCTCCACCCACTACCGCCAATCCGCATGCCAATGTGGATGAGGACGATGGACAGTACCATCCGGAGCTGTACGAAAACGACTTCCCTCGCAATCGCATCCGGTTCCTGCGCAATCGATCCACCAGCTCGACTACCTCGACCACAAGTGCTCCAGTGGTTTCCAGCAGACAGCCACATGGCTTCCAGCAGGCACATCATCATCTTAAGAGCCAACAGCAATCCGTCTACCAAAAGGAGCGTGAGCGGGAACGGGAACGTGAGCGGGAATCAGACCTCAGCGACGAGGATGAGCTCTTCAAGACCGCTCAGTCACTGAACTTTGGAGCGGCCAGCATCAACAAACTGAGGGCGGACATCTACAAGGCGGAGAAGACCTCGCAGCAGTACAACTCGCAGTACAGTCCGCAGCTGGCATCTAGTCCGCAGgccagcagtagcagcagcactaGCACCACCAGTACCACAACTAGCACCACCACGACCACCACTCGACGACCTCCAACCACTGTCAGAACCACCACTACCACCTTTACTACGAGTGCACCACCCGTGGAGGCCAAGAAGTCGGTTAAGAGCaaaaaggagcagcagcagctggagaagAAGGACCGTCCAGCTGGCAAGAGGCCCCCGCATGCAGACGAGGACACCAGCTACGATTACGCCTACTACGACACGGACTGA